One part of the Streptomyces nigra genome encodes these proteins:
- the serS gene encoding serine--tRNA ligase produces MIDLRLLREDPDRVRASQRARGEDVALVDSLLAADERRRSSGVRFDELRAEQKQLGKLIPRASGDEKAELLKKASQLAADVKAADAERDAAAAETQELLAKLGNLVHPDVPVGGEEDFVTLETHGEIRDFAAEGFEPKDHLELGNLLGAIDVERGAKVSGSRFYFLTGVGALLEFALVNAAIAQATAAGFTPMLTPALVRPEAMAGTGYLGQDADGVYFLEKDNLYLVGTSEVAIASYHRDEILDADQLPLRYAGFSPCFRREAGSHGKDTRGIFRVHQFDKVEMFSFVDPADSQAEHQRLLEWEKQWLTSLELPFRVIDVASGDLGSSAARKFDCEAWIPTQGKYRELTSTSDCTEFQSRRLSIRVRDGKQVKPLATLNGTLCAVPRTIVALLENHQQADGSVRVPEVLRPYLGGREVLEPVAK; encoded by the coding sequence GTGATTGACCTTCGCCTGCTCCGTGAGGACCCCGACCGAGTGCGCGCCTCGCAGCGCGCCCGTGGAGAGGACGTCGCGCTCGTCGACTCCCTCCTGGCCGCCGACGAGCGGCGCAGGTCGTCCGGCGTCCGCTTCGACGAACTCCGTGCCGAGCAGAAGCAGCTCGGCAAGCTCATCCCCAGGGCCTCCGGGGACGAGAAGGCGGAGCTGCTGAAGAAGGCGAGCCAGCTGGCCGCCGACGTCAAGGCCGCCGACGCCGAGCGTGACGCCGCCGCCGCCGAGACCCAGGAGCTGCTGGCCAAGCTCGGCAACCTCGTGCACCCCGACGTCCCGGTCGGCGGCGAGGAGGACTTCGTCACGCTGGAGACCCACGGCGAGATCCGTGACTTCGCCGCCGAGGGCTTCGAGCCGAAGGACCACCTGGAGCTCGGCAACCTGCTCGGCGCGATCGACGTCGAGCGCGGCGCCAAGGTCTCCGGCTCCCGCTTCTACTTCCTCACCGGCGTCGGCGCCCTCCTGGAGTTCGCCCTGGTGAACGCGGCGATCGCCCAGGCCACGGCGGCCGGCTTCACGCCGATGCTGACGCCCGCGCTGGTGCGCCCCGAGGCGATGGCCGGCACCGGCTATCTGGGACAGGACGCCGACGGCGTCTACTTCCTGGAGAAGGACAACCTCTACCTGGTCGGCACCTCCGAGGTGGCCATCGCCTCGTACCACCGCGACGAGATCCTCGACGCCGACCAGCTGCCGCTGCGCTACGCGGGCTTCTCGCCCTGCTTCCGCCGCGAGGCCGGCTCGCACGGCAAGGACACCCGGGGCATCTTCCGTGTGCACCAGTTCGACAAGGTCGAGATGTTCTCCTTCGTCGACCCGGCGGACAGCCAGGCCGAGCACCAGCGCCTGCTGGAGTGGGAGAAGCAGTGGCTTACCTCGCTGGAGCTGCCGTTCCGCGTCATCGACGTCGCCTCGGGCGACCTGGGCTCCTCGGCCGCCCGCAAGTTCGACTGCGAGGCGTGGATCCCGACGCAGGGCAAGTACCGCGAGCTGACGTCCACGTCGGACTGCACCGAGTTCCAGTCCCGCCGGCTGTCGATCCGCGTCCGTGACGGCAAGCAGGTCAAGCCGCTGGCCACGCTGAACGGCACCCTGTGCGCCGTCCCGCGCACCATCGTGGCCCTGCTGGAGAACCACCAGCAGGCCGACGGCTCCGTCCGGGTCCCCGAGGTCCTGCGCCCGTACCTGGGCGGCCGCGAGGTCCTGGAGCCGGTGGCCAAGTGA